The following are encoded in a window of Telmatobacter sp. DSM 110680 genomic DNA:
- a CDS encoding response regulator, protein MRALIVDDSRFVRGFLLGLLEERGIACEEADDGQAGLVRLRSGVSFDLALIDWNMPVMNGFQMLTSLRAEGFRDLKVMMVTTEAEMDFVIRALDSGADEYLMKPFDEDALIEKLNLLGIAED, encoded by the coding sequence ATGCGCGCTCTCATTGTCGACGACTCCCGCTTCGTGCGAGGTTTCCTTCTCGGGCTTCTTGAAGAAAGAGGAATCGCTTGTGAAGAAGCTGACGACGGACAGGCGGGCCTCGTGCGTCTGCGATCCGGCGTGAGCTTCGATCTGGCACTGATCGACTGGAATATGCCGGTAATGAATGGATTTCAAATGCTGACTTCCCTGCGCGCAGAAGGCTTTCGTGATCTAAAGGTCATGATGGTGACCACCGAAGCGGAGATGGATTTTGTGATTCGAGCTCTTGACTCGGGTGCCGACGAATACTTGATGAAGCCTTTCGATGAGGACGCTCTAATTGAAAAGCTCAACCTGCTGGGGATCGCAGAG
- a CDS encoding chemotaxis protein CheW — MSSSPRRSRQATASVAAPIEMCSVRVGDTLFGLPISHILEIVGSVQPQAVPLAPGFVGGLVHYRGDVLITVNLRYLLGLPTHDNAQPLLVLEGVRGCFGVLVDGVGEVLTVSPEDYEPNPSTLDECLKKLFTGTYKLKDRLLVILEPSRLDPLYLVGSQAA; from the coding sequence ATGAGTTCATCTCCCAGAAGATCGCGTCAAGCGACGGCTTCTGTCGCCGCGCCGATCGAAATGTGTTCGGTGCGTGTTGGTGACACACTCTTCGGTCTACCGATCAGCCACATCTTGGAAATCGTGGGCTCTGTCCAACCGCAGGCTGTTCCCCTCGCTCCGGGATTCGTTGGAGGTCTCGTGCATTACCGTGGCGACGTTTTGATTACTGTCAACCTTCGCTATCTGCTTGGCCTGCCGACGCATGACAACGCACAACCGCTCCTCGTCCTGGAAGGCGTCCGAGGTTGTTTCGGAGTGCTGGTGGATGGGGTCGGGGAAGTTCTGACGGTTTCGCCTGAAGACTATGAACCTAACCCATCAACTCTCGACGAGTGCCTAAAAAAGTTGTTCACCGGCACTTACAAACTCAAAGACAGGCTTCTCGTCATACTCGAGCCTTCACGCCTTGATCCTCTGTACCTGGTTGGGTCGCAGGCGGCGTGA
- a CDS encoding chemotaxis protein CheW, with the protein MDELTREFLIESQEGLDRMEHCLTDLEKRPEDAALIAEIFRSVHTIKGTTGFLGYKRLEKLSHAGESLLGQLRDGKLSATDSVVTVLLQLLDGLRSILRAIEANETEGAGEDSKLIAQLEQLQRMPAAVSTSVSNSAVRRPRKKAEGEASSRSYKAEAAAPLAIKPIDVFSPPPVSETERSASALAAENVSYPLLPEIATQERETSTTHNAVVVAASESTLRVDVDLLNRMMNLVGELVLTRNQVLQASTAIPSLTQLSRRLDMVTADLRESVMKARMQPVSNVFSKIPRMVRDLSHGLGRRVRLELEGQDTGLDKSLLEAIKDPLTHAVRNALDHGIEAPDVRIAAGKNPEGLLRVRAIQEGSHVIIEVSDDGAGISVERVRAKAIERNLISAECSAQQSDHELLQLVFLPGFSTAAVVTNVSGRGVGMDVVRTNVEKIGGKVELDSHPGRGTTLRLRIPLTLAIIPALIVRSVGQSFALPQAALSELVHIAQGESSTSIEWMEDTPLYRLRGNLLPLVFLDRLLAPGTVHGPKNLVDGYIAVLEADGRRFGLVVDGLADPEEIVVKALNVALKNIGLYSGATVLGSGNLALILDPTAIAIRAGIAMNEVDLVAPADVSVPQDVSGDDYLLVDIGGRRSAVVLKDVVRIEQLAASRVEHIGCRPVLNFEGQILSIEDPAALLAVAETDPSAQVVVVICQDEDRQVGFVVCHVLDVAAGTDLFEAGSSRPSEGVMLLENRVTELVDLTAVPALSNTETDLHSCQFAEALS; encoded by the coding sequence ATGGATGAATTGACACGAGAATTCCTGATCGAGAGCCAGGAAGGGCTCGATCGCATGGAGCATTGTCTTACTGATCTGGAGAAGCGTCCTGAGGATGCAGCGCTGATCGCGGAGATTTTCCGGTCGGTTCACACAATTAAAGGAACAACCGGATTTCTCGGCTACAAACGACTTGAGAAACTCTCTCATGCCGGAGAAAGTCTGCTCGGGCAATTGCGGGATGGAAAGCTCTCCGCCACAGATTCAGTTGTGACCGTGCTTCTCCAACTCCTCGACGGGCTCCGCTCGATTCTTCGCGCCATCGAGGCTAATGAAACCGAAGGCGCAGGCGAAGATAGCAAGCTCATCGCGCAACTGGAACAACTTCAAAGAATGCCTGCCGCCGTATCAACGTCCGTCTCAAACTCTGCGGTACGCCGTCCGCGCAAAAAAGCCGAGGGAGAAGCTTCTTCGCGATCTTACAAAGCAGAAGCTGCCGCGCCTCTCGCCATCAAACCAATCGATGTTTTCTCACCACCCCCGGTGTCGGAAACAGAAAGATCCGCGTCAGCTCTCGCCGCTGAGAATGTCTCGTATCCGCTGCTCCCTGAGATTGCCACTCAAGAACGCGAAACGTCGACCACGCATAACGCGGTTGTCGTTGCAGCGTCTGAAAGCACTCTACGCGTCGACGTCGATCTGCTTAATCGCATGATGAATCTTGTTGGCGAACTTGTGCTTACGCGTAACCAGGTTCTGCAAGCGAGTACAGCAATACCCAGCCTCACCCAACTTTCGCGTCGTCTTGATATGGTGACTGCCGATCTGCGCGAGTCTGTGATGAAGGCACGCATGCAGCCTGTGTCGAATGTCTTCTCCAAAATTCCTCGCATGGTGCGCGACCTTTCGCATGGTCTCGGTCGCCGGGTGCGACTCGAGCTCGAAGGCCAGGACACGGGGCTCGACAAGAGTCTGCTTGAGGCGATCAAGGATCCACTCACCCATGCTGTCCGCAATGCACTCGATCACGGCATCGAGGCGCCGGACGTACGTATCGCGGCTGGCAAGAATCCTGAAGGTCTGTTGAGGGTGAGGGCTATTCAGGAGGGCAGCCACGTCATCATCGAAGTCTCGGATGACGGGGCGGGGATATCCGTGGAGCGGGTGCGTGCTAAGGCAATCGAACGGAATCTCATCTCTGCCGAGTGCTCCGCGCAGCAGTCAGACCATGAGTTGCTTCAACTCGTTTTTTTGCCCGGCTTTTCTACCGCCGCTGTTGTCACCAATGTGAGCGGTCGCGGAGTTGGAATGGACGTTGTCCGGACCAATGTCGAAAAGATTGGAGGCAAAGTCGAGCTCGATTCACATCCCGGTCGAGGCACGACTCTGCGGCTGCGCATCCCGCTCACGCTTGCCATCATTCCCGCGTTGATTGTGCGCAGCGTGGGACAAAGTTTCGCCTTGCCCCAGGCTGCGCTATCCGAGCTGGTTCACATTGCTCAAGGGGAGTCATCAACCTCCATCGAGTGGATGGAAGATACACCCCTCTATCGTCTGCGCGGCAACCTCCTTCCATTGGTCTTTCTCGATCGCCTACTGGCACCCGGTACAGTGCACGGCCCGAAAAATCTAGTCGACGGTTACATCGCGGTTCTCGAGGCCGATGGTCGCCGGTTTGGGCTAGTTGTGGATGGCCTCGCCGACCCCGAAGAGATCGTCGTCAAAGCGCTGAATGTAGCTCTCAAAAATATTGGTCTCTACTCTGGGGCGACCGTTCTCGGCAGCGGGAACCTGGCCCTCATTCTCGACCCAACGGCGATCGCAATTCGCGCTGGTATCGCTATGAACGAGGTTGACCTGGTCGCACCCGCGGATGTTTCTGTACCGCAGGATGTGAGCGGGGATGACTATCTGCTCGTCGACATTGGCGGCAGACGCTCGGCCGTTGTGCTGAAAGATGTGGTTCGCATCGAACAGCTTGCGGCATCGCGCGTAGAACACATTGGGTGTCGTCCAGTGCTCAATTTCGAAGGGCAGATTCTTTCCATCGAAGACCCGGCAGCATTACTGGCCGTAGCGGAGACTGACCCCAGCGCTCAGGTAGTCGTCGTTATCTGTCAAGACGAGGATCGCCAGGTCGGTTTCGTTGTCTGTCATGTCCTTGACGTGGCGGCCGGAACCGATCTTTTCGAAGCCGGATCGAGCCGACCCAGTGAAGGAGTGATGCTGCTTGAAAACCGTGTCACGGAACTGGTTGATCTTACAGCGGTCCCTGCTCTGTCGAACACCGAAACAGATCTCCATTCCTGCCAATTCGCCGAGGCTCTCTCATGA
- the cdd gene encoding cytidine deaminase, translated as MMTSLAQAALDNLLEKAKKAAENSYAPYSGFRVGAALQLKNGQVVTGTNVENVSYGLTICAERAALVRAVSEFGPEVRIEAVAVANLNDSASPPCGACRQMLAEFAEPDAPIIFPAADGTRQMRFDEVLPLAFGMQLKTTNKRR; from the coding sequence ATGATGACGAGCTTAGCGCAGGCAGCGCTCGACAATCTTCTAGAAAAGGCGAAGAAAGCCGCGGAGAATTCCTACGCACCGTATTCGGGATTCAGAGTGGGCGCGGCTCTGCAGCTCAAAAACGGCCAGGTTGTGACCGGAACCAATGTGGAGAACGTGAGCTACGGCCTGACGATCTGTGCGGAACGCGCAGCGCTAGTGCGGGCGGTGAGCGAGTTCGGGCCTGAGGTTCGCATCGAAGCAGTTGCGGTGGCGAACCTGAATGATTCCGCAAGCCCACCGTGCGGTGCATGCCGCCAGATGCTGGCCGAGTTTGCGGAACCCGATGCGCCAATTATCTTTCCCGCTGCGGATGGGACAAGACAGATGCGCTTCGATGAAGTCTTGCCGCTGGCATTCGGCATGCAATTGAAGACAACCAACAAGCGGCGTTGA
- a CDS encoding thymidine phosphorylase, whose protein sequence is MSQNAGTPVHMIDLIRKKRDGGVLDAREIEFIVNGTAKESIPLEQLSAWLMAAWLNGLTIDETRSLAVAMRDSGEKFDPSRLGKQAVDKHSTGGVGDKTSFLIAPLAAACGVAVPMISGRALGHTGGTLDKLDSIPGFRSALTLQEFEEVLQRCGAAIVSQTPTLVPADRVLYALRDRTGTVESPGLICASILSKKLAAGLNALVLDVKTGSGAFLRKRADAEFLASLMVATAEAAGTRTVALLTDMGQPLGRTAGNWIEVAECVELLRGETPAESEDLRELSLRLAGWMIYLGGRTETAEQGYWAVAGALADGTALKIFFEMVKAQGGNLDVFDDLKSSHKPGATLVLNAWKSGYVADMDTMELGWAVQRLGAGREKAGEPVDPHAGIEFHARRGARVEKGQPFATLYTTNEAMLAEPVERIKRAVTFSEEIPEEVPLVSHIFAREDAEAYLRKKTSDS, encoded by the coding sequence ATGTCTCAAAACGCTGGCACGCCGGTGCACATGATTGATCTGATTCGGAAAAAGCGGGACGGCGGTGTTCTGGATGCGCGCGAAATTGAATTCATCGTTAACGGCACTGCAAAGGAATCTATCCCGCTGGAACAATTATCAGCTTGGTTGATGGCCGCATGGCTGAATGGTCTCACCATCGATGAGACTCGGTCGCTTGCAGTTGCGATGCGCGACTCCGGCGAAAAGTTCGATCCTTCGCGGCTGGGAAAGCAGGCCGTAGACAAGCACTCGACCGGTGGTGTGGGAGACAAGACCAGCTTTCTGATTGCACCGCTGGCAGCAGCGTGTGGCGTTGCGGTGCCGATGATCAGCGGTCGTGCGCTCGGACATACCGGCGGCACACTGGACAAGCTCGATTCGATCCCGGGTTTCAGGTCAGCGCTTACATTGCAGGAATTTGAAGAAGTGCTGCAGCGATGCGGCGCGGCCATCGTTAGCCAGACGCCAACACTGGTTCCCGCAGACCGCGTGCTCTATGCGTTGCGCGATCGCACTGGAACCGTGGAAAGCCCGGGGCTGATATGCGCTTCGATTCTAAGCAAAAAGCTGGCGGCGGGGCTGAATGCTCTGGTACTGGATGTTAAAACGGGCTCCGGGGCATTCCTGCGCAAGCGCGCCGATGCGGAGTTTCTCGCCTCACTGATGGTCGCCACGGCTGAGGCAGCAGGAACGCGGACCGTGGCACTGCTGACCGATATGGGGCAGCCGTTGGGTCGCACTGCCGGCAACTGGATTGAGGTTGCAGAATGCGTGGAGTTGTTGCGCGGCGAGACACCAGCAGAAAGCGAAGATTTGCGCGAGCTTTCGCTGCGCCTAGCGGGATGGATGATTTATCTGGGCGGAAGGACGGAGACGGCGGAGCAGGGCTATTGGGCCGTGGCGGGTGCGTTGGCCGATGGAACAGCGCTGAAGATTTTCTTCGAAATGGTGAAAGCGCAAGGCGGCAATCTCGATGTCTTCGATGACTTGAAATCTTCTCACAAGCCCGGCGCTACGCTTGTGCTGAACGCGTGGAAAAGCGGCTACGTTGCGGACATGGACACCATGGAACTGGGCTGGGCTGTACAGCGTCTGGGAGCCGGACGCGAAAAAGCCGGTGAACCGGTTGACCCTCACGCGGGTATCGAATTTCACGCGCGTCGTGGTGCTCGGGTAGAAAAGGGACAGCCGTTCGCGACCCTGTACACCACCAACGAGGCCATGCTCGCCGAGCCGGTCGAACGCATCAAACGCGCGGTCACGTTCTCCGAGGAGATCCCGGAAGAAGTGCCGCTCGTCAGTCACATCTTTGCGCGCGAGGATGCCGAGGCTTATCTGCGAAAGAAGACCTCTGACTCCTAG
- a CDS encoding nucleoside transporter C-terminal domain-containing protein: MARFTGVLGILAVLLAAWLGSTDRKHIRWRTVGWGLSLQILFAFLVLRFDFGQRAMYWAGGVVTKMLSATTAGTSVLFGKLGTPDTSLGSIFAFQVLPTIIFISAFFAVLYHIGVMQIIIRALAWVMLKTMRISGAESMNVAASIFMGQTEAPLTIRPFLSKATRSELMTIMTSGMAHVSGGIMAMYISQGIEARHLLSAVIMTSPGTILMAKMLVPETEVPATEGKVVIPKDEQHEDENLIGAIARGTIDGGKLALNVAIMLISFLALVALLDMLLGWVHIHAGLHWVPGSLGEILGYIFWPVAWLIGVPAQDCSLIGNLLGTRMALNEVIAYIALGAHKAMITPRSFTIATFALCGFANLGSIGMQIGGIGALVPERRNDLAKLGVRAMLAGTMANLISASIAGMFLG; this comes from the coding sequence TTGGCGCGATTCACGGGAGTGCTTGGAATATTGGCCGTTCTGCTTGCGGCGTGGCTTGGCTCGACGGATAGAAAACATATTCGTTGGCGCACCGTGGGATGGGGACTGAGCCTGCAGATATTGTTTGCGTTCCTTGTTCTCCGCTTCGACTTCGGTCAGAGGGCTATGTATTGGGCTGGCGGAGTTGTCACCAAGATGCTAAGCGCTACCACCGCAGGCACGTCGGTCTTGTTTGGCAAACTTGGCACACCCGACACATCGCTCGGCTCCATTTTTGCCTTTCAAGTACTTCCTACCATCATCTTCATTTCGGCATTCTTCGCCGTTCTCTATCATATCGGCGTGATGCAAATCATCATCCGGGCACTGGCATGGGTGATGCTCAAAACCATGCGCATCTCCGGCGCTGAAAGCATGAACGTCGCCGCATCGATCTTCATGGGGCAGACTGAAGCGCCTCTCACGATTCGTCCGTTTCTTTCCAAAGCCACTCGCAGCGAATTGATGACCATCATGACCAGCGGCATGGCCCATGTGTCCGGTGGCATCATGGCCATGTACATTTCGCAAGGCATCGAGGCGCGACATCTGCTGTCGGCCGTGATCATGACTTCGCCGGGAACCATCCTTATGGCGAAGATGCTCGTCCCGGAGACAGAAGTTCCGGCTACCGAAGGCAAGGTCGTCATCCCCAAAGACGAACAGCACGAGGATGAAAACCTGATTGGCGCCATCGCTCGCGGCACAATCGACGGCGGCAAACTGGCACTCAACGTCGCTATCATGCTTATCAGTTTTCTGGCGCTCGTTGCGCTGCTCGATATGCTGCTCGGCTGGGTGCACATTCATGCCGGCCTGCACTGGGTCCCGGGAAGCCTTGGCGAGATTCTTGGCTACATCTTCTGGCCGGTCGCGTGGTTGATTGGTGTGCCTGCGCAGGATTGCAGCCTGATCGGAAACCTGCTGGGCACGCGCATGGCGCTTAACGAAGTGATCGCCTACATTGCTCTTGGCGCGCATAAGGCCATGATCACGCCGCGTTCTTTCACGATCGCGACTTTCGCCCTTTGCGGCTTTGCGAACCTTGGATCCATCGGCATGCAGATCGGCGGCATCGGCGCGCTTGTTCCTGAGCGTCGCAATGACCTTGCGAAATTAGGCGTCCGCGCAATGTTGGCAGGAACCATGGCTAACCTGATCTCCGCCTCCATCGCCGGAATGTTTCTCGGATAG
- a CDS encoding AsmA-like C-terminal region-containing protein encodes MAHPSISAPPPDTTSHPRRGRIRREVRSIWQEAPLWVHVAIVAAGALLAVAAVFISANWPYRHRKIAPMLEDVLASQVTFTGYHRTYFPHPGFVATGITMRRKSAPDLPPLGHVDTMVVAGTWSDLLMLRQRVELVDITGLHIVVPPIGSEANHRDFPPGSGSDFDGPDTMIARFMVHKSLLEIQRKEGKPLSFPIKQLEIRNLHRGEALTYAVEMQNALPNGHILAHGSMGPIHGKNFLSTPVSGNYAFTQVNLHDVGDISGTLDARGVFKGTLEAMEVEADTITQDFAVTNGRPTPVEGIMRATLYGEHGDLDIHSIDLKIRETNIHAVGSIKGDPKLTNFDITLEHGRAEDVMQPFVHDEVPIAGSVWLKGHAYVGPPGDGFIERLRMTGTLNVPAEKVTDKQAEKNLSAFSERAKGDKKPNTGVDSNNKSTDATKDVLSSLEGSTKLENGVVSTSRLTFKVPGAQATMAGTFKFHGEVAHLTGNLRMDTDISHTATGLKSFLLKPLAPFFKKKNAGAVVPIAVTGTPGHYQVTQDITHNK; translated from the coding sequence ATGGCCCATCCGTCAATATCGGCTCCGCCGCCGGACACGACCTCTCATCCCCGTAGAGGCCGGATCAGGCGCGAGGTCCGCAGCATCTGGCAAGAAGCTCCACTCTGGGTTCATGTCGCTATTGTTGCCGCCGGAGCACTGCTTGCTGTCGCAGCTGTCTTTATAAGCGCAAACTGGCCTTACCGCCATCGCAAGATCGCACCCATGCTTGAGGACGTACTCGCCAGCCAGGTCACGTTCACTGGTTATCACCGCACATACTTTCCTCATCCCGGATTCGTGGCCACTGGAATCACCATGCGCCGCAAGTCGGCACCCGATCTTCCACCACTCGGGCACGTTGACACCATGGTCGTCGCGGGAACATGGTCCGACCTTCTCATGCTTCGCCAGCGCGTTGAGCTGGTAGATATTACCGGCCTTCACATCGTTGTTCCGCCCATCGGCAGCGAGGCAAATCACCGGGACTTTCCGCCGGGAAGCGGAAGCGATTTCGACGGGCCCGACACAATGATTGCCCGCTTTATGGTGCATAAGAGTCTGCTTGAAATCCAGCGCAAAGAGGGCAAACCCCTTTCGTTTCCGATTAAGCAATTGGAAATCCGCAATCTACATAGAGGCGAGGCACTGACCTACGCGGTCGAGATGCAAAACGCACTTCCTAACGGGCACATTCTTGCGCACGGGAGTATGGGGCCAATACATGGCAAAAACTTTCTCTCCACTCCCGTGAGTGGCAACTATGCATTCACACAGGTCAATCTGCACGATGTGGGGGACATTAGCGGGACCCTCGACGCGCGAGGCGTCTTCAAGGGCACGTTGGAGGCGATGGAGGTAGAAGCGGACACGATCACGCAGGATTTCGCGGTGACAAATGGCAGGCCGACTCCCGTCGAGGGCATCATGCGCGCGACACTTTACGGAGAGCACGGTGACCTCGATATCCATTCAATCGATCTCAAAATTCGCGAGACGAACATTCACGCAGTCGGCAGCATCAAAGGCGATCCCAAGTTAACGAATTTTGACATCACGTTGGAGCACGGTCGCGCCGAAGATGTTATGCAGCCCTTCGTTCACGACGAGGTGCCGATCGCAGGTTCCGTGTGGCTCAAGGGTCACGCCTACGTCGGGCCGCCCGGTGACGGTTTCATAGAACGTCTGCGCATGACCGGGACGCTCAATGTACCGGCCGAGAAGGTCACTGACAAACAGGCTGAGAAGAACCTGTCAGCCTTCAGCGAACGCGCTAAGGGGGACAAAAAGCCAAATACCGGCGTGGACTCAAATAACAAATCGACAGATGCGACGAAAGATGTGTTGTCATCTCTGGAGGGATCGACAAAGCTCGAAAACGGAGTTGTGTCGACTTCGCGGCTTACTTTCAAGGTGCCGGGAGCACAAGCGACCATGGCCGGCACTTTCAAATTCCATGGTGAAGTGGCACATCTGACCGGCAACTTGAGAATGGACACCGACATCTCGCATACGGCCACCGGACTCAAGTCATTCCTACTAAAGCCGCTCGCCCCGTTTTTCAAAAAGAAGAATGCAGGAGCCGTAGTACCGATCGCAGTTACCGGGACACCTGGCCACTATCAGGTCACACAAGATATTACCCACAATAAGTAA
- a CDS encoding DUF2277 domain-containing protein, with translation MCRNIKTLFNFAPPVTPEEIHAASLQFVRKISGFAKPSKANEAAFNAAVDDVASVSARLLASLETNAPARTREEEAAKARLRNAQRFPEKVAP, from the coding sequence ATGTGCCGGAATATCAAAACGCTTTTCAACTTCGCTCCTCCGGTTACACCGGAGGAGATTCACGCCGCGTCCTTGCAGTTCGTTCGCAAGATCAGCGGGTTCGCGAAGCCGTCGAAGGCCAATGAAGCCGCATTCAATGCCGCGGTTGACGATGTTGCCTCCGTGTCCGCGCGACTCCTTGCTTCGCTCGAGACCAATGCTCCTGCGCGTACTCGCGAAGAAGAAGCAGCAAAGGCGCGTCTCCGCAATGCACAAAGGTTTCCAGAGAAAGTTGCGCCATGA
- a CDS encoding purine-nucleoside phosphorylase has protein sequence MSYFDDVSEAAHFLRSKLGRLQPHLGIVLGSGLGAAAEAVRDQVVVPYASIPHFPKSTVEGHSGRLVAGMLGGAPVIVMQGRVHFYEGYSLKDVTFPMRVMGALGVRAVILTNAAGGIAERYKIGQLVLIADHINMMGCNPLVGPNDPRFAFDRTNSGLRFFDMSDAYSKRLRQVAIQVTEMEGQALEEGIYLAVSGPSFETPAEIRAYRTMGATLVGMSTVPETIVARHMGIEVLGISCVTNLAAGLSATPLSHAEVFEAGKQVERKLAELLDHLAMWIAALVDSES, from the coding sequence ATGAGCTACTTTGACGACGTTTCAGAGGCCGCGCACTTTCTGCGCTCAAAGCTGGGCAGGCTGCAACCTCACCTCGGAATCGTATTGGGTTCAGGGCTCGGAGCTGCCGCCGAAGCTGTACGCGATCAGGTAGTTGTACCCTACGCATCCATCCCACATTTTCCCAAGTCCACTGTCGAAGGCCACTCCGGTCGCCTGGTGGCAGGCATGCTAGGTGGCGCGCCCGTGATTGTGATGCAGGGCCGGGTGCACTTTTACGAAGGCTACTCGCTTAAGGACGTCACTTTTCCCATGCGCGTGATGGGAGCTCTCGGCGTACGCGCGGTCATTCTTACCAACGCGGCCGGCGGCATCGCAGAAAGGTACAAAATTGGTCAGCTTGTCCTCATCGCCGACCATATCAACATGATGGGCTGCAACCCGCTAGTGGGTCCCAACGATCCCCGCTTCGCGTTCGACCGGACCAACAGCGGGCTTCGCTTCTTCGATATGTCCGACGCGTATTCGAAGCGTCTCAGGCAGGTTGCTATCCAAGTTACCGAGATGGAAGGACAGGCGCTCGAAGAGGGGATCTACCTCGCCGTTAGCGGGCCCAGCTTCGAGACTCCCGCTGAGATTCGGGCATATCGAACAATGGGCGCTACGCTTGTCGGCATGTCCACGGTACCGGAGACGATCGTGGCTCGCCATATGGGGATCGAAGTGCTGGGAATCTCGTGCGTCACGAATCTGGCGGCCGGCTTAAGTGCAACTCCGCTCAGTCACGCGGAAGTCTTTGAAGCCGGTAAACAAGTGGAAAGAAAATTGGCCGAATTGCTGGATCATCTGGCAATGTGGATCGCCGCACTGGTGGACTCAGAATCGTGA
- a CDS encoding uridine-cytidine kinase, with protein MSEGAHIDRGNPPRLPFPPQIIGIAGASGSGKTTLAAELARELNGFHFPLDNYYLDLSHLPLPLRAKENFDDPALIESSLLAKHISALSRGETIERPLYDFSSYIRISDRTETVRAAAFVLVEGLFALYYRPLLPLYHLRVYVDTPDEVCFDRRMRRDTIERGRTPESVRQQYDATVRPSSIAFVRPSAANADLIIDGTAALDWKVEQVLASMRTHGLLRLPR; from the coding sequence GTGAGCGAAGGCGCGCATATAGACAGAGGGAATCCGCCGCGGCTGCCGTTTCCGCCGCAGATCATCGGTATCGCAGGCGCTTCTGGTTCCGGCAAGACAACGCTGGCTGCGGAACTCGCGCGCGAGTTGAATGGCTTTCACTTCCCTCTCGACAATTACTATCTCGACTTGTCGCACCTGCCGCTACCTCTGCGGGCAAAAGAAAACTTCGACGACCCTGCGTTGATTGAAAGTTCTTTGCTGGCTAAACATATTTCTGCACTTTCGCGAGGAGAAACGATCGAGCGGCCACTCTACGATTTTTCAAGCTACATCCGCATCTCTGATCGAACTGAAACTGTGCGGGCTGCCGCATTTGTGCTGGTAGAGGGATTGTTCGCGCTCTATTACCGGCCGCTGTTGCCTCTTTACCACCTGCGCGTTTATGTCGATACGCCGGATGAGGTTTGTTTCGATCGGCGCATGCGGCGGGACACGATTGAGCGAGGCCGCACACCGGAGTCGGTTCGCCAGCAATACGATGCTACTGTCCGCCCGTCCAGCATTGCCTTCGTTCGCCCGTCCGCAGCCAACGCTGATCTCATCATCGACGGAACGGCCGCCCTGGACTGGAAAGTCGAGCAGGTGCTGGCTTCCATGCGCACGCATGGTCTTCTGCGGTTACCAAGATAA
- a CDS encoding DUF2062 domain-containing protein: MSRSLRAMRQRAETWLRQGISPQRLALTLALGFAIGCIPVIGIPTAVCLVVALSLRLNMPAIQAANYAAMPFQVALIFPFVRLGGWMFSSGTHPAMSTTVLTHGSPLKLVMASGTLAGEALAAWLLTAIPMVLFLTFILTALLRKVPVLAAAESGD, translated from the coding sequence ATGAGCAGATCACTTCGAGCGATGCGGCAGAGAGCAGAGACGTGGTTGCGGCAGGGAATTTCGCCGCAGCGCCTCGCGCTGACGCTCGCCCTGGGATTTGCGATTGGCTGCATACCCGTCATCGGTATCCCGACAGCAGTGTGCCTGGTGGTTGCTCTCAGTCTACGGCTGAATATGCCGGCTATCCAGGCAGCAAACTATGCCGCAATGCCCTTCCAGGTTGCGCTGATCTTTCCGTTTGTGCGTCTCGGCGGATGGATGTTTTCCTCCGGCACACATCCCGCGATGAGCACCACGGTGCTTACACATGGGTCTCCGCTTAAGCTTGTTATGGCTTCCGGAACCCTGGCCGGAGAGGCCCTCGCGGCGTGGCTTCTCACGGCGATCCCCATGGTTCTGTTCCTCACGTTCATCCTTACGGCATTGCTGCGCAAGGTGCCGGTGCTGGCGGCCGCTGAATCCGGCGATTGA